Genomic window (Sphaerodactylus townsendi isolate TG3544 linkage group LG12, MPM_Stown_v2.3, whole genome shotgun sequence):
CATAGCAAACATGTAACTAGCAAATGTCTCTCCAGCAGTGGtttagcgccaagggggtggtgtgtgtgtgtgtgtggtgcactgggcatgcaccggTGCAGGGGTGTTCCGGAGCATGGTGGGCGTGGGGTGGCGTGgcaggtggggcatgacagggcacagggcgcatgcttGCCCCAGGCgcatttccccctcgctccagccctgctctCCATTCTCCCATTTATTTTCCAGTCTCTAACCTGGCATGAAAGCATCTTTGCAGAGAAGATGGAGGCTAACTAATTAATGCAATGCATGCTCATCATATTTTAACAATACAATACAGCATTTTTCTGGATCTTCTCAGTGGGGTGCGTGCAAGTATTATACTCCCTCTGGGTTGCTTTGTGAAAACAACTGTGAGCTGATGTTCCTGGGGTACATTCCTTTAGTTCTGTCCCAGCTCTCTGGCAGCTGGCATTATACATCATGTTCTTGGCATAGCTTACAAAGAGTTCTATTATGTGACTGGGGAAAACACAAGGACCCTCACCTGTACAAAAACCTCTTAAAAACATTTGAAGTCGTAAAAGTCAAATCAGCCAAAGCAAAGAGAactaatgccaaaaaaaaaaaattgtcagtATCATTGAGCTGACAAACACAACGTCTTGAGGAAGGACACATGTGCACTCAAAAGTACAAAACCAAATAAAACTAGCATGTTCTAGAAAGCAAATACTTCAACTCTCCTCGAGCCCTGGTCATATGACTTTGCAGTTTATAAAAAGACTCCTAAACCTTCAGAATTTCCACATTTCCTCAAGACCTAGTTTGGCCTTCTTTAAAGGGCAGGTTCAAGGACACAGAGGCAAGTTCAAAGTCAGCTATGAGAAGGCAAGCACAAGGAAGACAGGGCAGAGGTTAAAAACATGGAGCTGAGCTGCTGTACATAAAGAAATCATAAAAATCTTCCACCAAAACAGcttaaaggaaagggggaaacacTGCTGATCAAAGATGACAGCTTTGTGTGTTGTGACCAGTTCATGTCAAGAACAACAGACACAGCTACCTCCATAAGGGTGCCAgggtggtacagtggttaagagcaggtgcactctaatctggagaaccaggtttgattccccactcctccacctaagtaggagaggcttatccagtgaaccagatgtgtttccgcactcctacattcctgctgggtgaccttaggctagtcacagttcttcaaaactctctcagccccacctacctcacaaggggtctgttgtggggacaggaagggaaaggagcttgtaagccgccttgagtctccaaactcttcttcttctcttcataacATGTTTGCTTAACAAGTTATTTAGAAAAACCTAGAGCAAAAGTTAGGCTGATCTTAATTTCTGCACAGTTATGCAGCTTTACTGGGTACTTTTTGGAGATCACATGTTCTTTGGTTATTGTGCAGATAGAGCAAGTTTGGCGGAGTACTGACGATAAGGGAGCAAGAACATCTTCTAGGATATTTATGAAAGTCTGTGAGGTGGAGGTGAAGGTTGCTAAGAAAGAGTTCTATGTAACCAGCATCACATCCACAAGCTCTTACCCGGCACCATTATTTAAGGTAATTCTCTGATTGATTATATAGAGAGCTCCTCAATatttggctatcagctgtgaggcatttgcgagctATTTCGTGGATAAAATCTTGTCCCTCCACCAAGACCTTCCTGCCAACTTTGATACAATTAATGAAGTGGAGGCCctttggccatcttcaggtccaaTTTTGGCCCAATTCAGGTGAATCTCCCAGTCCAATGTTGAGAGGATCCTGGAAGCTGTGAAGCCTACTACTTGCCCCTTGGACCCATGCCCatcttggctggtgaaagccagtggggcCCCCCTAAAGGATATAATCAACTTATCAGCTACACTGTGAGTCAATAAAGAATCAATCTCCTTGTTCCAAATGACTGTAATTTGTAGGATCTTGTAGCTTGAACGTTCAAGAGAGAGAAATAGTTTTCCAGTTATTTTTTTGAACATTccaaaacatttataaaacagGTAGTCAAGGTGATGGAAAAAGTCCCCCTCATTCTCATAAGGGGATGTTGATGTCACAAGTGTAATCTTATGAGTATACTTTGGCCCTCAGAGATGAACATTCACAGTTCTCTAAACAATGAGGCCATATCAGTGGAGGGCTTGACTTTAGCCGCTACTTAATGTTAAGGCCCCAGGCCACTTCCTTGGTTCTTAAGAGGCATTGAATCAAGTTCGCAAATTATACATAAAAAAGCAAAAGTGAAAATTTGGCTCCCATCCCACCTTCTTATCAAAACCTCTTAGCTGCAGGCATTCCACCTAGGCTTCATATATTTGCCACACTCCATTCAGAGCGGGCTGGGAGCTGCAGCAGCACAGCAGAGGTGGTGGGACCATGGAGGTAAGCAAGAAGATGGAAGTGGTCACTAAAGAAGCACTCCTTCACCCACTACCAATGGTGAGTTCTACCCTTATGGgtacaatgcttttaaaaaagccctaCTAGAAAATAGTTCTGTGAACCTGCTGTTTCCCTACTTCTTTGTTCTAACTCCTATGAATTCCAACACCAATTCTAGTAAGCGTCAAAGCAACCTGAGCAACAACAGTCCATAGAAAATGAAGACAACCTTTGTtagagtaaagacacaatcccaacaATTATGGGCTAGATGACTAGATATTTTGTCCCTCTAAAATCAGTTGTGTGCGTGTGAATAGGTTATCAtatgaagaagatttggatttatatcctccctttctctcctataggagactcaaagaggtttacaaactcctttcccttcccccctcacaacaaacaccctgtgaagcaggtgaggctgagagagttccaaagaaccgtgactagctcaaggtcgctcagctggcatgtgttggagtgcacaagctaatccagttcaccagataagcctccacagctaaagtggcagagcagggaatcaaacccggttctccagattagagtgcacctgctcttaaccactacactacgctggctctctgtgCCTTTTGAATGCAAAAAATGTGGCGTAGTCATTAGAGGTCCGACTCGGATCTGCAAGACCTAGGTTCaagtccccattctgccatgaaagcttgctgggtgaacttgggccagtcacatactgtcagcctgacctacctcacagggttgttgtgaggataaaatggagaagaggagaacaatgcaagccAATTTTGAGCAGTCCTATGATTCCACAATTAGATTATGACATGTTATAATCTGGGTCATACTAGCAAGACAATGAACATCttttgaaggaaaagaaacaagaaagaagacGATGGGGTAAGGCCCAGAAAAGTCACGTGTCGGACATGATTAAATTTGGCCCCATGCTGCAGACTAGGTGGTGCAGAGAGTGGAAAGGGGACGTTGTCTGGAGCCATATGCCTGAACAATAACattatttgtaaaatattttaaaacggAGGTGGACCCAACCATCCTCTGAGTAACATtttcctccaacttaaatggCTACTCAACCAATAGAAGACACATTTAAGTTAGAAGAAGACTCCTTAGACTGGAGGAAAACTTCAaacttgagccaagaggaaaggtgaggtataaacttttaaataaatgaatgaacaaattgaTAAATAGAATAGGATCCACCCCACTGTGTACTGAGTCGTGCCACCCAGCCAGGGAATCAACCTGCCCTCTATGTCCCCCTTCCGCAGCACCACCACGGTTTGGAACCGGACCTTCTGGGCTGCTGTGACTGCTGCgactgctgcggctgttgctccttgCCTGACTGTTGCTCCTGCCCCAGTTGCAACAGCTGTGgcaattgctgctgctgctgcccgagctgctgctgcccccccagcTGTGGATGCTGCTGCCGGCTCTGCTGTTGCCTCCCCAGTCTTCTGTGCAAGTTACCCAAGTTCCCCAGCTGCCCTGTGAACATCAAGAGGTTCTTGATTGTCCTGATCATCATCGTCCTTGTCGTGGTGATCATCGTGGGTGCTCTGCTGATGGGGCTGTTCATCACCCAGGCGCACACAGagacggtgagtggagggttAGGGAAGAGGGCAGGCACCGAACAGGGAGGGGGCAGTACAGTATTGTTTTTGTCCCTTATGCTTGCCTTAAATATCACATTGAGGGGCATTTTTTACTTTTAAGCAGGCTGAtgagaggggaaaatgaaaagCAAGTATTCTCACCATGATGTGTCCTGTTCTTCATCCTTAGGTCTTGAAAATGACGATTGAAGGGAGAGAGTCACAGCTGAATCTCTCCCTTGATCAGGAAGAAGTGGCCACTTTCTACGTGGATGATAGAATCAATGACCCAGCCACAGTCGTTTATTACTTCAGCAAGGTAAGCACTAGAGGCAGGTTTTCGAAAGAGAAAGGCCTTGGCCATTCAGGCCGTGCCATGACACAATTTCCACTTTTATTGTGCCTGGACAATGTGCAGCTGCAATCTCCCAAATGTTTGCCACATCCTATTATATACCAACTGGTAAAATTCATGCCACCTGTTCACTCCTTGGTTGTCCATTCATTTGCCCAgagcagaactgaaacaaaatacCTGTCACaactaaaaaattacaaaaaatttGCCAGTTTTGCCCCTCAAATTATGAATGTGTGAGTTTATCTCAAAATGTATGTGCTCCGAGTGAAAAATGTCCAGTATTAATAtggtaaaatacattttaaacagaCATTTAATACATACTTGTTTGCATCTCTTGATCATTTTCAAAAGCATCAGATATGAAATCTTTGAATCTGATGGCTGTCAATTCTCCAGTATGGGAACTGAAATAAAATACCGTAGGATCACAAACACAGATGTATTTgagtttaaaatgtattattagtGAGAACATCTGGAGAATTAAAATCTGTTAGGACTGGCAGTCCAAAAACAAGGGAAGCTGGTAGTTCTGGTAGGAATTTCATCAGTGACCTTCCCTGAACTATCACTTGCTCAGATAGTTATTTGAGGTTCGATGAGACCTCGTGGCCTTTTACAATGGTGGTGCTACAACATCAGAAAAGTTAAAGCAGTTCCATATGATTGCAGGCTGTTGTTGTGGTATTGGTTGTAAGGTGCCTGACCCTGCCATGATTGCGAGCTGTTGTGGTGGTGCTGATAGAGGCTTGAGAACGTGACCATTGCCTGACGCTGCCATGATTGCAGGCTGTTGTGGTGGTATTGGTTGTAAGGTGCCTGACCCTGCTACCAGAGGCTCTGCTTCCAGACCCCtggtgctttaaaaatgcacagaggAGAGCTAGGTAACACATTCATTTCAGCTCCACAATAAGGAAAATGTACAGTGTGACCCACCCTAGAGTTACTTTTTGGCTTGCATAGCACCAATGATGTTGTCATATTTTAATGAAAGCATCTCCTTTGCAAACAGCTACTGATTGGTTACAAATCCTGGAAAAGAAAGGCCTGCTTCATCACCACAATGGACAAGGGGAACATCCAAGGTCTAGATACTATCCTGAAAAAATTCCAGGTAGGAGTAGAAGCATGATACAAAAGTTGCattacaggaaaatattttgagatGATGCTACTGACGAGAAAACTCTGGTGGATTTGCAAATGGGAAGATGATGTCATCTACTCATTGGGAGGGTGACTGTCAGACAAGCACAGGTCATGGCCTAAGTGAAGAATGGTAGATTGGTTCTAATTCAATTGATTTCTTTTATAGACCAACCTATCCATCACATTTCCCATGCAGCGGGAAGAAGAGACATTCCTTCTGCCCCCAGCTGACCCTTCCACCTTGGGTGCTACAGTTAACATCCTCTGCAGCCATGTCCCGGTTTTCTGGATTTAACAAGGTGAATAGACAGAGATATTCAGTGCGGGTATCAAATGTACCTAAGGGCCTAGCAGTTACAATTTCATGCAATAGCACCTTTCAGATATCTGTGTACAATACATGTGTCCATGCAAATCACTTATTAGTTTATATGCTTAGTCTTGTCAGATGTAGGATTGCCAGTTTTGGGTTCAGACATTCCTGAAGATTAtgggggtgaagtctggggacagtggggtttgaagaggggaggaacttcagtgggttataatgccacagaatccaccttcacAGCAGCAATTATCCTcattggaactgatctctgtcatcaatTGTCAACTCatgagatctccaaccaccatatggtggctggcaaccctaacttgtCTTTCCAAAAAACAGAGAGTCAATAGACAAATTTGCCCAGGGTGAGTACCTGTTTTATTTCATCTACCCCAACACAGTGAAACACAAAACTTGTGCATGTTTATTGAGATGTTATCCCCACTGAGGCACAGTCCGCACTGAGGCTGGAGAATGTGACCATCACTTTTCCCAGCACAAGGGTCATCCCATAGGTGCTGAAGCATGGAGATAAGTTCCTCTCATGTCAAGGCAGTGTGCAAGTCTCTCTTGTGCCATCTTATGAGTGGTCTCTACTTCTTCCTGGGTGGAGTCATTTGGAGAGCAGAGAGCACTTACTGTGTCAAAGGTAGCTTGCCAGAGGCATCCCAGGGACAAGGAAGGGCCCGGTTGCAACTAGCAAGCTGCTAGTCAGCCATTACTGCCTTAACCCCATACCTGCTAATACCAAGAATGCTTAAGTGGTAGGTTGTCAGGTCTGAACAGCCTGACTAGTTTGACCTGAAATGTCAGAGTTGTAGATTCTTTTCAGGGTTTTTCGGGGAAAGACTAATATCTCAGGGTGGAGGGCCTAAATCAAAGGGATGGGTTGTTCTTTGACTTGCTCAGTGCAAACTTTTTATATTTCTTCTTCATGCTTGCTTTTCAAGCTCCAACCATTAGCCACCAGGTAAAGCCTGACCAAACTGGTGCCATCCTTCACTCTCTTCATCAGACTCTACCCCTTGATCAGCCAGGCATCACACCATATCCCCCAGCTCTGCCCACCACATCTTTGCCCCTTTTGGGTCCCCCTGGAGAGAAGGCCTGGTGTAAATGAAGTCAGGCATTACCATCTTCAGACCAGAGCCACTGAAGATATGCGAACACTTGCAGCAATGAGCAGTTATCTCCAGAAGACTCTGGATTTCATGACCATCACTTGATATGTAACATTCTCTGCTTCAACCCCGCATTCAAACAGAGGTCCAGCCAGAAGACATCAGCATAATTATGTGAGGGCAGTTTCTCACCTTCCCACGATTTCATCTTATTTCCTTCTCTAGCTTGCAGATTCAGGACAGTCAACCAAGCTCTAGGATCTTCTGAGCATGCAGCAGAGGTCCAGGGAGGGATGAGAGGAGTtatttgtgaatttcctgcattttgtaaggggttggactagatcaccTATGATTGCTTCTAAATGGAACAGGAACAAATAGCACTATGGTGATCTTGTCCTTGGGCTCAGTTCAGCATATCAAGAGTGGTTTCAGGTGTTAACGGCATATGCAGCTACAGGAAATGTGCCCAATTTGTGCTTCTTGTATTTGCTCATAAAATTAACGCCTGAAGCCAGACTTCTAAAAGAATCCTGAAAGCAACTGGAATGCCAGTGGGTATTTAATTGCTctgattttaattgtatatggattattttattgttttacagcCCAGCCTTGGCTGAGAAAGGGTGAGATCCAAATCTAatgatgaataaataaaataaaatcttccaCAGGACTGTGTCCAAAGCTGTAAGCAGACTGGAGCAGGGACTGCAATACTGAGTTATATATTCGAGAAGCCAGCCCAGTTTGTTTGGGTTCCCTCACAGACTCCCTGTCCGGCTCTCTCCTTACAAATAAGAACTTCCCTGAAGGCAGTGACATTCGGGGAGCTCCGCTGTCTTCCCATCCTTAGTGGCAGCAAGTTCTGCTGCCTTGAAGAGAGGTTGCCTCTGGCATCATGTAGGGCTAAGTATAAGGACTCCTAgctgtgtggaaaaaaagaaaagaaggggagggcTAAAGAAGCCAAAAAGAAAGAGACAGTTCTGCCTACTCCATTTGCCCATGTTATCATCACGCCTGAATGAACTACTGTGAAATACAAAGGTGCTTAAATAAATGATAGGGACTTTTTAACACTAACTCAAAGAGGCAGCAATATAGTCCCAGAGGGTGGCATATAATAGACTGAGGAACAGAgtcctttaaaaggggcttgtgCTGTGTGCAGACAGAGCCTCCTGGTGGGTCCCATGTTTGAGCAACAGCCAGCGCAGGCTGGAAGAGATAGACTTTCTTTGCCCTAGTTCTCACAGTGTTGATAATCTTGAACCTGGGCTACACCTGTTTCACACTGCAAGCCTGAATCCTACCATGTAAAAAACTAGTGCAGCAGGAAGGCTAGTGGAAAACCCCTTTTCCCGATGAACTAGCTTTTTTATGACATGTGTTTCTGTTCATTTGGGATTGGTTGTTTTTGTACAATGGAATATTAAGTCTAGCTTttgaattctcctggaattacagttgatctccagaccattGAGGTCAGTGCTCCTGGAGGAAGTGGGAGCTTCAGAGGACAGTGTGGCATCACATCAtgactgagctccctcccctccaaagACACTctccccaaatttctaggaatttcccaaactattGAATTTGGCAACCTTGCTGGCCCAAACAACAGTTTAAGGTGGTGTAGTGCAGACACAGGCTGTGACTACCTCAAAAGTAGGTAGGAAATTTTACGGAGCAAGGACCTACTGATtttagttttaccatagagtttcatgTGAATGCTAGAGAATCACACGCTGTGTTGATGTCACTACTGATtcgcactggaagtgacatcacaatggGTGTGTGTGCCAATAACCTCCACTTGCCTGTTCAGCAAAGTGAGCAATGGTAAGGGGGCAGCAGCTAGGATGTCTCTCACTACAGCTGCCCCCTCCCTACTCAGAGAGAAAGAGTTTTGTGCTATGCAGCAAAAGCCCCCATCTTTCTGACCCAGACAGCCTCcaggaaaagaaaaattcagGAGGCAGGCCATAAGAATAAACAATAAGATTGGAATAAAAGAAGTAGATACtacaaaaaatttaaaagtacAGAATAGCTAAGAACCATTACCTTGGGTATGAATCCAGCAAAGAAAGGCAAactaaaaatgctgcaaataaataataGCTCAGTTGATAGGGAAGGTGGCTGGCTGACCTGATATGGGTGTTTAGGAAACACTacattttgaatttattttttgaaatttaaagATAGGACTTTAAATCTGAGTGCTCTGGGCATATGGAAACACGTACCATTatactcagtgggacttactcttGTGTAAATAGCATAGAATCACAGCCTATAATCATTAGCATTCTCTTGATTCTTTGTTTTTGCCCATTGCTAAATGCCATCAGCTGTAAACCATTGAACGCTTATCAGAAAGTCACTGCCAGATGCTCAGCAGTAATTGTCACTGCATGTcactttattttcagattttactTGACAAACACGAGGTGTGTTAACTACTGAAATTTTGTCAAACATCAACAGGAAATCAAATCAAGCATTGAATTAATATAGGCGGGGGGGGAAATATTCTGCCTGTGTATCTCCTCTTCCTGTCTCCCTTTTC
Coding sequences:
- the LOC125441514 gene encoding pulmonary surfactant-associated protein C-like, coding for MEVSKKMEVVTKEALLHPLPMHHHGLEPDLLGCCDCCDCCGCCSLPDCCSCPSCNSCGNCCCCCPSCCCPPSCGCCCRLCCCLPSLLCKLPKFPSCPVNIKRFLIVLIIIVLVVVIIVGALLMGLFITQAHTETVLKMTIEGRESQLNLSLDQEEVATFYVDDRINDPATVVYYFSKLLIGYKSWKRKACFITTMDKGNIQGLDTILKKFQTNLSITFPMQREEETFLLPPADPSTLGATVNILCSHVPVFWI